A genomic segment from Nocardiopsis sp. Huas11 encodes:
- a CDS encoding alcohol dehydrogenase catalytic domain-containing protein: protein MKAVVWHGTRDVRTEEVPDPRLEQPGDVLLRVTSSGLCGSDLHLYEVLAPFMSQGDILGHEPMGVVEETGAGVTSLRRGDRVVVPFQISCGRCAMCEAGLQTQCETTRVEEQGMGARIYGYSSLYGSVPGAQAEYLRVPRADDNALKVPDEGPDDRYVYLSDVLPTAWQAVRYADVPEGGSVAVLGLGPIGDMCCRVALHLGAEQVFGVDPVPERRARAQARGAQVFDSSGSEDPIEMIRERTGGRGPDAVIDAVGMEADGHGPVRLAQKVVNMLPKGAAASLMESAGVDRLSALYTAVDLVRRGGTVSLVGVYGGMADPLPMMTLFDKQIQLRMGQANVRHWAPEILPLLDGSDPLGVEDFATHHLGLDEAAHAYSMFQKKEEGAVKVLFRP, encoded by the coding sequence ATGAAGGCGGTGGTGTGGCACGGGACGCGCGACGTGCGGACCGAGGAGGTGCCCGATCCGCGCCTGGAACAGCCCGGGGACGTGCTCCTGCGCGTCACGAGTTCGGGCCTGTGCGGGTCCGACCTGCACCTGTACGAGGTGCTCGCGCCGTTCATGAGCCAGGGCGACATCCTGGGCCACGAGCCCATGGGCGTGGTCGAGGAGACCGGTGCGGGCGTCACCTCGCTCCGGCGCGGAGACCGGGTGGTCGTCCCGTTCCAGATCTCCTGCGGACGGTGCGCCATGTGCGAGGCGGGGCTGCAGACCCAGTGCGAGACCACCCGGGTCGAGGAGCAGGGCATGGGGGCGCGGATCTACGGCTACAGCTCGCTGTACGGGTCGGTTCCCGGTGCGCAGGCCGAGTACCTGCGCGTGCCCCGGGCCGACGACAACGCCCTGAAGGTGCCCGACGAGGGGCCCGACGACAGGTACGTCTACCTCTCCGACGTCCTGCCGACCGCGTGGCAGGCGGTGCGGTACGCGGACGTGCCCGAGGGGGGCTCCGTGGCCGTGCTGGGACTCGGGCCGATCGGTGACATGTGCTGCCGGGTCGCGCTGCACCTGGGAGCGGAGCAGGTGTTCGGCGTGGACCCGGTCCCCGAGCGCCGTGCGCGCGCCCAGGCCAGGGGAGCGCAGGTGTTCGACTCCTCCGGCTCCGAGGATCCGATCGAGATGATCCGGGAGCGCACCGGCGGGCGCGGCCCCGACGCGGTCATCGACGCCGTCGGGATGGAGGCGGACGGCCACGGCCCGGTCCGCCTGGCACAGAAGGTCGTGAACATGCTGCCCAAGGGGGCGGCAGCCTCACTGATGGAGAGCGCGGGGGTGGACCGGCTCTCCGCGCTCTACACGGCCGTCGACCTGGTCCGGCGTGGAGGGACCGTCTCGCTCGTCGGCGTGTACGGCGGTATGGCCGACCCGCTGCCGATGATGACGCTCTTCGACAAGCAGATCCAGCTGCGCATGGGACAGGCCAACGTGCGGCACTGGGCGCCGGAGATCCTGCCGTTGCTGGACGGGTCCGACCCGCTCGGGGTCGAGGACTTCGCCACCCACCACCTGGGGCTGGACGAGGCCGCGCACGCCTACTCGATGTTCCAGAAGAAGGAGGAGGGCGCGGTCAAGGTGCTCTTCCGCCCCTGA
- a CDS encoding DNA topoisomerase IB, with protein sequence MRRSDPDSAGITRVRRGRGFRYYGPDGAPVTDPEELERIRELVVPPAWRRVWICPEREGHIQARGTDDEGRLQYVYHPQWRRRRDREKFEDALAFAERLPRIRVAVAGHLDRPGLGRERVLATALRLVDLGLLRAGGEAYAACNESYGAASLLREHVRRTHGTVVVEFPGKSGRYWRFTCADPGVHRAVAGLQRVRSAGQGLFAYRDGERWRDVRSEDLNAYLSEVAGADHTVKEFRTWHATVLAAVGVAVAGPVEDPRARARLWTHVAGEVAAYLGNSEAVARESYIDPRVFRLHERGVTVASSLPALGCEAAPGEPATRGRVERAVGRMLREHRDA encoded by the coding sequence ATGCGGCGCAGCGACCCCGACTCCGCCGGGATCACCCGGGTCCGGCGGGGTCGGGGCTTTCGCTACTACGGCCCCGACGGCGCTCCGGTCACCGATCCGGAGGAGCTCGAGCGGATCCGGGAGCTCGTCGTTCCCCCGGCCTGGCGGCGGGTGTGGATCTGTCCCGAGCGCGAAGGCCACATCCAGGCCCGCGGCACGGACGACGAGGGGCGCCTGCAGTACGTGTACCACCCGCAGTGGCGACGGCGGCGGGACAGGGAGAAGTTCGAGGACGCCCTCGCCTTCGCCGAGCGGCTGCCCCGGATCAGGGTCGCGGTCGCCGGGCACCTGGACCGGCCCGGGCTGGGGCGCGAGCGCGTCCTGGCGACGGCGCTGCGGCTGGTCGACCTGGGGCTGCTCCGGGCGGGGGGTGAGGCCTACGCGGCCTGCAACGAGTCCTACGGGGCCGCCAGCCTGCTGCGCGAACACGTGCGCCGCACGCACGGGACCGTGGTGGTGGAGTTCCCGGGCAAGTCCGGGCGGTACTGGCGGTTCACCTGTGCCGACCCCGGCGTCCACCGGGCGGTCGCGGGACTGCAGCGCGTGCGCTCAGCGGGGCAGGGGCTGTTCGCCTACCGGGACGGCGAGCGGTGGCGCGACGTGCGCAGCGAGGACCTCAACGCCTATCTGAGCGAGGTCGCCGGGGCGGACCACACGGTCAAGGAGTTCCGTACGTGGCACGCCACGGTGCTGGCGGCGGTCGGCGTGGCGGTCGCCGGTCCGGTCGAGGACCCGAGGGCCCGCGCGCGGCTGTGGACGCACGTGGCCGGCGAGGTGGCCGCCTACCTCGGCAACTCCGAGGCGGTGGCCCGGGAGTCCTACATCGACCCTCGGGTCTTTCGCCTGCACGAGCGCGGGGTGACGGTCGCGTCCTCGCTTCCGGCGCTGGGATGCGAGGCCGCTCCGGGTGAGCCCGCCACCCGGGGGCGTGTGGAGCGGGCGGTGGGGCGCATGCTCCGCGAGCACCGCGACGCCTGA
- a CDS encoding ABC transporter ATP-binding protein, with product MGAHEDAGPGSEDCAAPAALRVRGLNRTYTRGARPSPTTARRPPREGAGHPRRTPPAHDPLHVYALRDVDAVFPRGGFTAVMGPSGSGKSTLLHCAAGLERPDSGTVEVQGRDITRLTERELTRLRSHAFGFVFQSFHLLPALTAQENITLGQRLSGQRPDRAWLDELVRSLGLEGRLGHRPAQLSGGQQQRVAVARALLHRPSVVFADEPTGNLDSRSGERVLTALRGAASEHGRTVVMVTHDPVAAARADRVLFLRDGRIEGALDRPRPDTVLRWIERLEGV from the coding sequence GTGGGCGCACACGAGGACGCCGGGCCGGGGAGCGAGGACTGCGCCGCTCCCGCGGCCCTGCGGGTCCGCGGGCTGAACCGGACCTACACGCGCGGCGCCCGCCCGTCGCCCACCACCGCCCGACGGCCGCCGCGCGAAGGTGCGGGCCACCCTCGACGGACGCCTCCGGCGCACGATCCCCTCCATGTGTACGCGCTGCGGGACGTGGACGCGGTCTTCCCCCGAGGCGGGTTCACCGCGGTCATGGGCCCGTCCGGATCCGGCAAGAGCACGCTCCTGCACTGCGCGGCGGGCCTGGAACGCCCCGACTCCGGGACGGTGGAGGTCCAGGGCCGCGACATCACGCGGCTCACCGAACGAGAGCTCACCCGACTGCGGTCGCACGCCTTCGGCTTCGTGTTCCAGTCCTTCCACCTGCTCCCCGCGCTGACCGCGCAGGAGAACATCACCCTCGGCCAGCGCCTGTCCGGGCAGCGTCCGGACCGGGCCTGGCTGGACGAACTCGTGCGCTCCCTGGGACTGGAGGGGCGGTTGGGGCACCGACCCGCCCAGCTGTCCGGCGGACAGCAGCAGCGGGTGGCCGTGGCGCGTGCCCTGCTGCACCGGCCGAGCGTGGTGTTCGCCGACGAACCGACCGGCAACCTCGACTCCCGGTCCGGGGAGCGGGTGCTGACGGCGCTGCGGGGCGCCGCGTCCGAGCACGGCCGCACCGTCGTCATGGTCACCCACGACCCGGTGGCCGCGGCGCGGGCGGACCGGGTGCTGTTCCTGCGCGACGGCCGGATCGAGGGCGCGCTCGACCGCCCCCGGCCGGACACCGTGCTGCGGTGGATCGAACGCCTGGAGGGAGTGTGA
- the argG gene encoding argininosuccinate synthase, with translation MSKVLTSLPVGERVGIAFSGGLDTSVAVAWMREKGAVPCTYTADIGQYDEPDIASVPGRANDYGAELARLVDGRAALVEEGLAALACGAFHIRSGGRTYFNTTPLGRAVTGTLLVRAMLEDGVQIWGDGSTFKGNDIERFYRYGLLANPSLRIYKPWLDADFVHELGGRKEMSEWLTERGLPYRDSAEKAYSTDANIWGATHEAKALEHLDTGIEIVDPIMGVRFWDPEVEIAAEDVTIGFEQGRPVTINGKTFDSAVDLVLEANSIGGRHGLGMSDQIENRVIEAKSRGIYEAPGMALLHTAYERLVNAVHNEDTVAAYHSEGRRLGRLMYEGRWLEPQALMVRESLQRWVGTAITGEVTLRLRRGEDYSILDTTGPAFSYHPDKLSMERTEDSAFGPVDRIGQLTMRNLDIADSRAKLEEYSRLGMVGAADSHPTTIGAAQAASTGLIGAMPEGGAEAIASRGQGSDDADLLDAAAIDAGND, from the coding sequence ATGTCCAAGGTACTCACCTCTCTGCCCGTCGGTGAACGTGTCGGGATCGCCTTCTCCGGAGGCCTCGACACCTCCGTGGCGGTCGCGTGGATGCGCGAGAAGGGCGCCGTCCCCTGCACCTACACGGCCGACATCGGCCAGTACGACGAACCCGACATCGCCTCGGTGCCCGGTCGCGCCAACGACTACGGCGCGGAACTCGCCCGGCTGGTCGACGGTCGGGCGGCCCTGGTCGAGGAGGGGCTCGCGGCACTGGCCTGCGGCGCGTTCCACATCCGCTCCGGCGGTCGCACCTACTTCAACACCACCCCGCTGGGCCGCGCCGTCACCGGCACCCTGCTCGTGCGAGCGATGCTCGAGGACGGGGTGCAGATCTGGGGCGACGGCTCCACCTTCAAGGGCAACGACATCGAGCGGTTCTACCGCTACGGGCTGCTCGCCAACCCCTCCCTGCGCATCTACAAGCCCTGGCTCGACGCCGACTTCGTGCACGAGCTCGGCGGCCGCAAGGAGATGTCGGAGTGGCTGACCGAGCGCGGCCTGCCCTACCGGGACAGCGCGGAGAAGGCCTACTCCACCGACGCCAACATCTGGGGCGCCACGCACGAGGCCAAGGCCCTGGAGCACCTCGACACCGGCATCGAGATCGTCGACCCGATCATGGGCGTGCGGTTCTGGGACCCCGAGGTCGAGATCGCCGCCGAGGACGTCACCATCGGCTTCGAGCAGGGCCGCCCGGTGACCATCAACGGCAAGACCTTCGACTCGGCCGTCGACCTGGTCCTGGAGGCCAACTCCATCGGCGGACGCCACGGCCTGGGCATGTCCGACCAGATCGAGAACCGCGTCATCGAGGCCAAGAGCCGCGGGATCTACGAGGCCCCGGGCATGGCCCTGCTGCACACCGCCTACGAGCGGCTGGTCAACGCGGTCCACAACGAGGACACCGTCGCGGCCTACCACAGCGAGGGCCGCCGCCTGGGACGGCTGATGTACGAGGGCCGCTGGCTGGAGCCCCAGGCCCTGATGGTGCGCGAGTCCCTGCAGCGCTGGGTCGGCACGGCGATCACCGGCGAGGTGACGCTGCGCCTGCGGCGCGGCGAGGACTACTCGATCCTGGACACGACCGGACCGGCGTTCAGCTACCACCCGGACAAGCTGTCCATGGAGCGGACCGAGGACTCCGCGTTCGGCCCGGTCGACCGCATCGGCCAGCTGACCATGCGCAACCTGGACATCGCCGACTCCCGCGCCAAGCTGGAGGAGTACTCCAGGCTCGGCATGGTGGGCGCCGCCGACTCCCACCCGACGACGATCGGCGCGGCCCAGGCCGCTTCGACCGGCCTGATCGGCGCGATGCCCGAGGGCGGCGCCGAGGCGATCGCCTCGCGCGGCCAGGGCTCCGACGACGCGGACCTGCTGGACGCCGCCGCGATCGACGCCGGCAACGACTAG
- a CDS encoding sensor histidine kinase, with the protein MPTLARDRGPARPAADQAAPSVPPPGGEGFWRAAARRPFLVLASAWPWRALAYLATSAPVALAWVLLCWPLLLLSGLPLGAVERRRLRLMGSAPAPSPHAPSPGALGSPAWVRARLHETATWRELAYGLLLLPLALAEAVAVTLLVAVPLSLLAAPLLRATDALEPAEVAALAGTRLLPAMPWAADLALGLLALPVSAYLAMALAAGRARLARLMVTADREEELDDRLGEVVRSRSRIVDAFTSERRRIERDLHDGAQQRLTSVIMRLGMARSRFEADPGQARALVDQAYEDARLTLSELRDLVHGIHPAVLDERGLAAALEELADACPVPASLDAEGAAPVPPAVASTAYFCAAEALANAVRHARPTEITLYLRTSTGPRGRVLLRVGDDGVGGADPRAGTGLTGLADRAAALEGLVRLSSPPGGPTVVEVEIPCAS; encoded by the coding sequence ATGCCGACTCTTGCGCGTGATCGCGGCCCCGCTCGCCCCGCCGCCGACCAGGCGGCCCCCTCCGTGCCGCCCCCGGGCGGCGAGGGCTTCTGGCGTGCCGCGGCGCGGCGGCCGTTCCTGGTCCTGGCCTCGGCCTGGCCCTGGCGGGCGCTGGCCTATCTGGCCACGTCGGCACCGGTGGCCCTCGCCTGGGTCCTGCTGTGCTGGCCGCTCCTCCTGCTGTCCGGACTGCCGCTGGGCGCGGTGGAGCGCCGGCGGCTCCGGCTGATGGGGTCGGCTCCGGCGCCCTCGCCGCACGCCCCCTCGCCCGGTGCGCTCGGCTCCCCCGCCTGGGTGCGGGCACGGCTGCACGAGACCGCGACCTGGCGCGAGCTCGCCTACGGCCTCCTGCTCCTGCCGCTGGCGCTGGCGGAGGCCGTGGCCGTCACCCTGCTGGTGGCGGTCCCCCTCTCCCTCCTGGCCGCTCCCCTGCTCAGGGCCACCGACGCGCTCGAACCCGCGGAGGTGGCCGCACTGGCCGGAACCCGGCTGCTGCCCGCGATGCCCTGGGCCGCCGACCTCGCCCTCGGACTGCTGGCCCTGCCGGTCTCGGCCTACCTCGCCATGGCCCTGGCCGCCGGCCGGGCACGGCTCGCCCGGCTGATGGTCACCGCCGACCGGGAGGAGGAACTGGACGACCGCCTGGGCGAGGTGGTCCGCTCGCGGTCCAGGATCGTGGACGCCTTCACCTCCGAGCGCCGCAGAATCGAACGCGACCTGCACGACGGCGCCCAGCAGCGCCTGACCTCCGTCATCATGCGGCTCGGCATGGCGCGGTCCCGGTTCGAGGCCGACCCGGGACAGGCCCGGGCCCTGGTCGACCAGGCCTACGAGGACGCCCGGCTCACCCTGTCCGAACTCCGCGACCTGGTGCACGGCATCCATCCGGCCGTCCTGGACGAGCGCGGGCTGGCGGCCGCCCTGGAGGAACTGGCCGACGCCTGCCCGGTCCCGGCCTCCCTCGACGCCGAGGGCGCCGCGCCCGTGCCGCCGGCGGTGGCCTCGACCGCCTACTTCTGCGCCGCCGAGGCCCTCGCCAACGCCGTGCGCCACGCCCGGCCCACCGAGATCACCCTCTACCTCAGGACGAGCACCGGGCCGCGCGGGCGCGTCCTGCTGCGGGTGGGCGACGACGGTGTCGGCGGCGCCGATCCGCGCGCGGGCACCGGGCTGACCGGGCTCGCCGACCGCGCCGCGGCGCTGGAGGGCCTGGTGCGCCTGAGCAGTCCGCCGGGCGGCCCGACCGTGGTGGAGGTGGAGATCCCGTGCGCGTCGTGA
- a CDS encoding response regulator transcription factor: MRVVIAEDSALLREGLVQLITMVGHEVVAAVADAPSLERAVAEHEPDVAVTDVRMPPDHSDDGLRAALRLTRSHPGTGILVLSQYVVRGAAAELLESADSGVGYLLKDRVGDVDELIDALERVASRGTVIDPEVVRRLLGRQRNRSVLDRLSPREREVLDLMAQGRSNAAIAQALVLSEAAVAKNISGIFTKLDLPVASQDNRRVLAVLAYLGQ; this comes from the coding sequence GTGCGCGTCGTGATCGCCGAGGACTCGGCGCTGCTCCGTGAGGGGCTGGTGCAGCTGATCACCATGGTCGGACACGAGGTGGTGGCGGCGGTGGCCGACGCCCCGTCCCTGGAGCGCGCGGTCGCCGAGCACGAGCCGGACGTCGCCGTGACCGACGTGCGCATGCCCCCGGACCACAGCGACGACGGCCTCCGGGCGGCCCTGCGGCTGACCCGCTCGCACCCCGGCACGGGCATCCTCGTGCTGTCCCAGTACGTGGTGCGCGGCGCGGCGGCCGAACTCCTGGAGAGCGCCGACTCCGGTGTCGGCTACCTGCTCAAGGACCGGGTCGGCGACGTCGACGAACTGATCGACGCCCTCGAACGGGTCGCCTCGCGCGGCACGGTCATCGACCCGGAGGTGGTGCGCCGGCTGCTGGGCCGGCAGCGCAACCGGTCGGTGCTGGACCGGTTGAGCCCGCGCGAGCGGGAGGTCCTGGACCTGATGGCGCAGGGCCGGTCCAACGCCGCCATCGCCCAGGCCCTGGTGCTCAGCGAGGCGGCGGTGGCCAAGAACATCAGCGGCATCTTCACCAAGCTCGACCTGCCGGTGGCCTCGCAGGACAACCGGCGGGTCCTGGCGGTCCTGGCCTACCTGGGTCAGTGA
- a CDS encoding FtsX-like permease family protein: protein MIALVLRGAAERAGALAVSVLTVALGAGLAVAALSLQAAADRVADEGTGAAWRLEGAPVVVVARPDRVEPTTTPSGEPPRLDPATVAALGEVPGVDALTPAAPFPAYVVTGERTFGDQRYRSWGHSWDLAETERLTLERGRPPRSEGEVVLDSRTAAEAGVAPGDRTRVLTAEGMADAVVTGVVGAGTGEAGTGGGRDRAVFFAPEAAAAAGGDAVLAAVRPVEGTDPDALAEVIGAELPQVRVLTGAARSEALQVDRTERELASGMGRVLGTVSGLLLALAAVMVANQSAMTVRRRAREFALLRLIGAAPGQVRRLVAGEALILGCVAAVLACATGAVLTVALAAFFDAMGGLPDGFDPGLEPSAAVTGAVLALAVPVLAGWSAVRGAGRTAPIEAVRTAQVPDTAPSRARAAAGVLSLGVAAAALAASWAMAGSQGAVVAAFTAAPVLVLAGALLAPALCAGAPALLRPLTRRGAVAFLTVGEARAHTRRVAGVLTPLAVTMGIACLLLFQGATVSRAQAHSYGERLAADLVVSGAEGVGLPESAVDAARAVPGVAAVGGFRQTVTFGSGATLPTHLVDPATVPDLYRLEAVRGAWTDFDAGGVAVNAATAQREGWRHGDDITLTGPDGDPVPARVAVLYRAGLDFPEVLLPRADLAPRMLDAMDAAVYVALEPGADPADVARHLEREVDAGPALLVADRAGHVAAMADRAEEDGWITTFMVALVAGFAGIAAVNTLVVSVAARSRTFALLRLVGASRRQVVGVVVAEALTVSLAGVVLGGVAALVGLAAVGHALTGDTVVPAVPMGGFLGVAATVVALGLVASLVPMIAALRARPLRAAADG from the coding sequence GTGATCGCCCTCGTCCTGCGCGGTGCGGCCGAACGGGCGGGCGCCCTGGCCGTGTCGGTCCTGACCGTGGCGCTGGGCGCGGGACTGGCCGTGGCCGCCCTGAGCCTGCAGGCCGCCGCCGACCGGGTGGCCGATGAGGGCACCGGCGCCGCGTGGCGGCTGGAGGGGGCGCCGGTCGTGGTGGTGGCCAGGCCCGACCGTGTGGAGCCGACCACGACCCCCTCGGGGGAGCCGCCCAGGCTCGACCCCGCCACCGTGGCGGCTCTGGGCGAGGTCCCCGGCGTGGACGCCCTCACGCCGGCGGCCCCCTTCCCCGCCTACGTCGTGACCGGCGAGCGCACGTTCGGCGATCAGCGCTACCGCTCCTGGGGGCACTCCTGGGACCTCGCCGAGACCGAGCGGCTCACCCTGGAGCGGGGACGGCCGCCACGGTCCGAGGGCGAGGTCGTGCTCGACTCCCGTACCGCCGCCGAGGCGGGGGTGGCGCCCGGCGACCGGACCCGGGTCCTCACCGCGGAGGGGATGGCCGACGCCGTCGTCACCGGGGTCGTGGGAGCGGGGACCGGCGAGGCGGGGACCGGCGGCGGGCGCGACCGGGCGGTCTTCTTCGCACCGGAGGCGGCCGCCGCGGCGGGCGGGGACGCCGTGCTGGCGGCGGTCCGGCCCGTGGAGGGGACCGACCCCGACGCCCTGGCCGAGGTGATCGGCGCCGAGCTGCCCCAGGTCAGGGTGCTCACCGGCGCGGCGCGGAGCGAGGCGCTCCAGGTGGACCGGACCGAGCGGGAGCTGGCCTCCGGCATGGGCCGCGTCCTGGGCACCGTGTCCGGACTGCTGCTGGCGCTGGCCGCGGTCATGGTCGCCAACCAGTCCGCGATGACGGTCCGCCGACGGGCGCGGGAGTTCGCGCTGTTGCGCCTGATCGGGGCCGCGCCCGGGCAGGTGCGGCGGCTCGTGGCCGGCGAGGCCCTGATCCTGGGCTGTGTCGCCGCCGTCCTGGCCTGTGCGACGGGGGCGGTGCTCACGGTCGCGCTGGCCGCGTTCTTCGACGCCATGGGCGGGCTCCCGGACGGCTTCGACCCGGGGCTGGAACCGTCGGCGGCGGTCACCGGGGCGGTCCTGGCCCTGGCGGTTCCGGTCCTGGCCGGCTGGTCGGCCGTGCGCGGTGCGGGCCGGACCGCGCCGATCGAGGCCGTGCGCACGGCCCAGGTGCCCGACACCGCCCCGTCACGGGCGCGCGCCGCCGCGGGGGTGCTCTCCCTCGGCGTGGCCGCGGCGGCACTGGCCGCGTCGTGGGCCATGGCGGGGAGCCAGGGGGCGGTCGTGGCGGCCTTCACGGCCGCACCCGTGCTGGTCCTGGCGGGCGCCCTCCTCGCACCCGCGCTGTGCGCGGGCGCGCCGGCCCTGCTCCGCCCGCTCACCCGCCGCGGCGCGGTGGCCTTCCTGACCGTCGGTGAGGCCCGCGCGCACACGCGCCGCGTGGCCGGCGTCCTGACCCCCCTCGCGGTGACGATGGGGATCGCGTGCCTGCTGCTCTTCCAGGGGGCGACGGTCTCCCGGGCGCAGGCACACTCCTACGGGGAGCGGCTGGCCGCCGACCTGGTCGTCTCCGGCGCCGAGGGCGTGGGCCTGCCGGAGAGCGCGGTCGACGCCGCCCGCGCCGTCCCCGGCGTGGCCGCGGTCGGCGGCTTCCGGCAGACCGTCACGTTCGGCTCCGGAGCGACCCTGCCGACCCACCTCGTGGACCCGGCGACCGTGCCTGACCTGTACCGGCTCGAAGCCGTGCGCGGCGCGTGGACGGACTTCGACGCGGGCGGGGTCGCCGTGAACGCCGCCACCGCGCAGCGGGAGGGATGGCGGCACGGCGACGACATCACCCTGACCGGGCCCGACGGGGACCCGGTCCCGGCCCGCGTGGCCGTGCTGTACCGCGCCGGACTCGACTTCCCCGAGGTGCTGCTGCCGCGCGCGGACCTGGCGCCCAGGATGCTGGACGCGATGGACGCCGCCGTCTACGTCGCCCTCGAACCCGGCGCGGACCCCGCGGACGTGGCGCGGCACCTGGAGCGGGAGGTCGACGCGGGGCCCGCGCTGCTGGTCGCCGACCGCGCCGGGCACGTGGCCGCGATGGCGGACCGGGCCGAGGAGGACGGCTGGATCACCACGTTCATGGTGGCCCTGGTGGCGGGGTTCGCGGGGATCGCGGCGGTGAACACGCTCGTCGTCTCCGTCGCGGCCCGCTCCCGGACCTTCGCCCTCCTGCGGCTGGTGGGGGCCTCCCGGCGCCAGGTCGTGGGCGTGGTCGTGGCGGAGGCGCTGACGGTGTCCCTGGCGGGGGTGGTCCTGGGCGGCGTGGCCGCGCTGGTCGGGCTCGCCGCCGTCGGCCACGCCCTCACCGGGGACACCGTGGTCCCGGCGGTGCCCATGGGCGGATTCCTGGGCGTGGCCGCGACGGTGGTGGCCCTCGGCCTGGTCGCGAGCCTGGTCCCGATGATCGCGGCGCTGCGTGCCCGGCCGCTGCGCGCCGCGGCCGACGGGTGA
- a CDS encoding class I SAM-dependent methyltransferase, with protein MGADGVRHPLFARFYTRVGGAMDEGGLEGHRAALLGALHGDVAEVGCGHGLNFQHYPRAVTSVTAVEPEPYLRRAARERAERVEAPITVVDGLADALPLADASVDAVVVTLVLCSVPDQARALREARRVLRPGGRLCFLEHVRAPTPGLRRVQRLLDATIGPRLLGGCHSGRDTLAAIASAGFTPGPVERFLFPAARTPVSFHVRGEARPS; from the coding sequence ATGGGCGCCGACGGTGTGCGGCACCCGCTGTTCGCCCGCTTCTACACGCGTGTGGGCGGCGCCATGGACGAGGGCGGCCTGGAAGGGCACCGCGCCGCCCTGCTCGGCGCCCTCCACGGCGACGTGGCGGAGGTGGGCTGCGGCCACGGACTCAACTTCCAGCACTACCCCCGGGCGGTCACCTCGGTGACGGCGGTGGAACCCGAGCCGTACCTGCGCCGGGCCGCACGGGAACGCGCCGAGCGCGTCGAGGCTCCGATCACCGTCGTCGACGGGCTCGCCGACGCCCTGCCGCTCGCCGACGCCTCGGTCGACGCGGTGGTGGTCACACTCGTGCTGTGCTCCGTGCCCGACCAGGCCCGCGCACTGCGCGAGGCCCGCCGCGTGCTCCGGCCCGGTGGCCGGCTGTGCTTCCTCGAACACGTGCGCGCCCCCACCCCGGGCCTGCGGCGGGTCCAGCGCCTCCTGGACGCCACGATCGGGCCGCGCCTGCTCGGCGGGTGCCACAGCGGGCGCGACACCCTGGCCGCGATCGCGTCGGCCGGATTCACCCCGGGCCCCGTCGAACGCTTCCTCTTCCCCGCCGCCCGCACCCCCGTCTCCTTCCATGTGCGCGGCGAGGCACGGCCCTCCTGA
- a CDS encoding DUF11 domain-containing protein: MFGAAVAVLSVLASTAPSPPQDGRVAQIAPVLQVSKTVEPDPLVIGGSAEYTVTVTNAGDEAAEDVVVTDTLGNGITAGALPADCQGTGSTVVCGGEGVTVDAGSSVSYTIPVEVDPSLSDGDNITDRAEASSSTAGVADASTQLITIAQTQTDVEITKTATPTVRPGGEITYTVVVTDRGPSDAVDVTVQDPTDGNLVTITDLPEECPPSGLTITCALGTLAPGQEVELVIVVEAGSDLPEGTSIDNCATVYTGSRETETGNNESCAETVIDDDPNPTPGPTPGPSPTESPSPKPTGDPTASPDPTPTGSPTDEPPIVPTDPTGGYDRDPAGKGGGLPMTGAPLVGLVVAALVLVGSGLSAFVLARRRP, encoded by the coding sequence ATGTTCGGAGCGGCGGTGGCGGTGCTCTCGGTACTGGCGTCGACGGCGCCGAGTCCGCCACAGGACGGGCGGGTCGCGCAGATCGCGCCCGTCCTCCAGGTGTCCAAGACCGTCGAACCCGATCCGCTGGTGATCGGCGGGTCGGCGGAGTACACCGTGACCGTGACCAACGCCGGTGACGAGGCGGCCGAGGACGTGGTCGTCACCGACACCCTGGGGAACGGGATCACCGCCGGTGCCCTGCCGGCCGACTGCCAGGGCACCGGTTCGACGGTGGTGTGCGGCGGAGAGGGGGTGACGGTCGACGCCGGGTCGTCGGTGTCGTACACGATCCCGGTGGAGGTCGACCCCTCCCTGTCCGACGGCGACAACATCACCGACCGGGCCGAGGCGTCCTCCTCCACGGCGGGGGTGGCGGACGCGTCCACGCAGCTCATCACCATCGCCCAGACTCAGACCGATGTGGAGATCACCAAGACCGCGACGCCGACCGTCCGGCCCGGCGGCGAGATCACCTACACGGTCGTGGTGACCGACCGCGGCCCCTCGGACGCCGTGGACGTGACGGTCCAGGACCCCACCGACGGCAATCTCGTGACGATCACCGACCTGCCCGAGGAGTGCCCGCCGAGCGGCCTCACCATCACCTGCGCCCTCGGGACCCTCGCGCCCGGGCAGGAGGTGGAACTCGTCATCGTCGTCGAGGCCGGGTCCGACCTGCCCGAGGGGACGTCGATCGACAACTGCGCCACGGTCTACACCGGCAGCCGCGAGACCGAGACGGGCAACAACGAGTCCTGCGCGGAGACGGTGATCGACGACGACCCGAACCCGACGCCCGGGCCCACACCCGGCCCCTCTCCGACCGAGAGCCCGAGCCCGAAGCCGACCGGGGACCCCACCGCGAGCCCCGATCCCACCCCGACCGGGAGCCCGACCGACGAGCCGCCCATCGTTCCCACCGATCCCACCGGGGGCTACGACCGTGATCCCGCGGGCAAGGGCGGCGGGCTCCCCATGACCGGAGCACCGCTGGTCGGCCTCGTCGTGGCCGCCCTGGTCCTGGTCGGGTCCGGACTGTCCGCCTTCGTGCTGGCCCGCCGCCGGCCCTGA